DNA from Triplophysa dalaica isolate WHDGS20190420 chromosome 9, ASM1584641v1, whole genome shotgun sequence:
CATGAAGGTATGTTAATCCAACCTTGtggtaacataaaaaatactaaggcacttaaaaaaaagatatatccCCTTGATCAATCTGTACTCAATCTGTCGCTTCACTTTTAAAGCGAAGTGCAGATGGTACCTTCTCTGGTCCAGGCTATAACCTGAGAAAGAGCAGAAAACCTTCGAGCCCTCTGAAGGATCCCAACCTGTCTGACAACCTTGCAGTGATAGCACATGCAGTCAGCTTGGACCACAAGTACAGCTCCAAGTCTGGTAGCTCTCACTCGACACATAAACAACTAAAGGGCATAAAGCTAGAGAACCACTTCTTTAAAAACGCAGCTGTAATTCCAGAGTTATCTCCAGTACATACAAACACTCCAACACAAGCCCATTTTGTAGCACATACAGTCAGCTTGGACCACAACTACATCTCTAAGTCTGGCAGCTCTCACTCGAAACAACTAAAGGGCATGAAGCTAGAGAAGCACTTCTTTAATAACGCAGCTGTAATTCCTGAGTTTTGCCCAGAACTTACAAAGACTCACACCGTAGCCCATCTGGTGCACACCAGCCCAGAGGAACCTCTTTTAATCCATGGGAACAGCACAGAAGACCATCAAAGAATGTCTCGTGCTGTGGTGGATTCTATGTTAAAGAAATCCTCTGGCAAGCCTCTTAACTACAGCCTACAGTTAGGGCTTCGTGTGAAGCAACGCCTCTGGAAAACTCTAAACTGCCCCACCATGCTTGAAGAAGAGCAGCCTGATGGACTCATCCAAGTTAAAGAGATGTTCTCCAGACCAAGCCTAAAGAGATCTGCCCCTCGTATAAATGTGGACATTAGTGGTGAACCCCTGCCATACGCACCACAGAGGAAGAGACCCTGCCTGTGACATCCATGCAGATCCTAGATTATATTTAGTGTCTATAATGTACATAGttcttgaataaatgtttgttccTTATAACTATGAATCTGTCTTATTTATATTCAACCTTCTCATACAATTTCATACAATTGCAACTTAACTACTTGTTGGAATAttcgattaaaaaaaaagattcaaaatcaataaaatcactttacaaATACATTGAAAATAGTCAAGTAGCTTATCATAAAGTATGTATTTGTGTGAAGaggtaaaaaacacaatttaattactcttatgaattttaggtgaactgtcttttgCGCACAGAtaagatgaaagaaaatgtcaaattaaaagaaataaagaaatggaCAAAGATGCAAAAAGAGACTATTATAATTAGTACAAttatgcattaaagggataatccaaccaaaaatgaataaatgaggatGAAACATCCGTCAATGTTTAACGCGCAAACCCTCAGTGAAACGGCACACTACTGTCACTTGTTCCTGCAGGAAACTCTCAAAACCAGCAGATAACAAAACAGGTTTTCTTTAATCCTGGGGGGCTAGCCGctcgggaggcctggagggtGGCGGCTGCACCGATCAGGCCATCCCACCCGTatggcgcccccccaaaaaaatatttgggatgAGTCCAGGTGCACATAGGGAGGCCGGACGGGAGCGGCTCGGAAACCACAGGGGCTTCACGAATGGCCCTGGGGTAAGCCGGTGAGCTTttcgaaaacaatgtgtttggttttcaaagacgagaccttgtttctcgTTCACTTTATGTGACTCAACTTTATTGTAtttgtcgctggaagcacaggctcacagcacgttttctgctgaaaagggggcggagacaaGGGGTGGAGACGCACACCAAAACAGTGTGTTTCTCCACACATGCAAAAGTGGGAATGTagcgcatggtatattaaaagatctgtggtgtatTATGAGCCGAAACTTTTCAGACACATTACGTGGAcccctatgatttatatttcatttgtgtaaaactagaaaaaaaaaatcacccctttaaatataCTGATGTGCCTTGCCTGTGTCTTAGCTCGGTGGAGTCGCGCTGGAAGAGTCGCAGGTCTTGACACTCGTCGGTCTTCACACAAGGAGGGCTGCACACGAGGGCTGATGCTTAACTCTTCTGGACGATTTCCTTGCTGACCAATTTTGCACAGCTTTTCTGCAGAGACCCGATGTACTCGATGTACGGCAGCTCTTTGCTGTGCATGAGGTCGGTGTTGACCGTGTGGTACTGGAGAAAGAATGACAAGTGTTAAAGTCATGACACGCATTTAAGCCCAATGAAGtgtccaaatataaaaaaacatccgACATACTAACCTTTTCAGGCTCTTCAGGTATTTGAGTGGAGTCTGTTTGGTCGATTTGGCCTCAGTGAGCTCACAGAGATCAAGCTTTGATTTCTCCCTGTTCCTCACAGACAACAGGGACGGCCGTTGTGGGTCCATGAAGGGGAGAAAACTAGCCACATTATCTacctgaaaagaaagaaaaggatTTGACATGACCACACAGATGAGACTTTTTGCAATGTTAAAACGAAACACTTTCAAATGATATTCTCACCTCCTGTTTGAAATCTTCATTCTGGAGGTCTTTCTCCAGGTACGTGGCAAAGTCTTTCAGGAGCGGATGATCCAGGGAGTGTTTCTGATACAGTCCCTTCTCTGCCATCAGCTTCCTCGCATGACTCTTCCACTGCATGTCGGGCTCgctgaaatgtgaaaaacaaagcaTGTTATAAAAGTGCATATAAGTGAGTAGAACAACGTTCAAAACAAAGAGCTTTATTCTCACATCTGAAAGGTCACTGCAAACTTCAGAGGGCTCAGTCTCCTCAGTCTCTGCCACAGCTGGTGGTTCTGGGGTGGTGCCCGTGGACGACATTGGCGCCACTGCACCCGTCAGTGCTGGAGGAACATCAGTCACCACCACCTCAATCCACCTTTTAGAAAGAATTGAAACAAAGCTAAATTCACAGCTCCTGcaaatcacacaaacaaaaagcaaGACGACACATTTCTGCTTCACCAACCTGTCGATGGGACTGGAGTACAACATGATCTTTGCCAAGTGGCCAGAACTGAAGACTATGCCAGACTGCAGAATCTCCAGAGAATTGGCCTTGGCCTTCTCCACCAGCTCAGCGATGGCCTCAGATGTGTGAATGAAGCTGCAGCTTGATATAATGATCATGTGAATGGAGACATTAGCGAGTCAGAATCAGTCCAGGGCCAGGGCTGATCAAATTATGACTGATTTACGGctcttaaataaatgaattaaaaacactGTTAACCATTTCTGTAGACATTACAGTATTACTGGCAgtagtttgttcaaagataactGAACATTAAACATCGACAAATATTTAtcttgacagaaaaaaaaagtttgttactTTCACCCATTTGAAACCCTTTTAAACTCttgagcttttatttatttttgctaggaaacaagacaaaaatgctatACAAATCTTGTCAACTTACCTTTGAGAAGCATTCTTGATTGAAGaagatttttttccaaaatcaaAATCCAAAAACTGCAGCAAAAGAATCTGCGTCGGATGTTCTAGCAGAAAGTGGGTGACTGGTCCTGTGGGGTCTCCTCGTTTATATCTACCTGAGAGGGAGGGTCTGAAATTGGGAGGGGCTTCATCAGTCATTTCAGtttcaaaaaagttttaaaatgaagtgaaattaatttatagtacatatacttgtatttttgttaaagtgactttttttgtataaattttaCCAAACCAAGTGAGTGCACATGAGCCTCAGTTTCACCAGACTTTGGACCTAATGAACAAAGGGTCACCAAGTGTTGTATCAAGTTTGATCATGAAACAGTACATCACATTTTTGGAGTTGTCTGAGAGTCTTTTAGCCGCCCTACCACCAAAATCCACTAGGGGGCCCATAGGCTTCCATTGGTTTAAACCAGGGGTTTTCAACTGGTTCTGTGCCATGGACCATCATTCTGACTAACAAGTAATCGGCGGCCCactattgtttgtgtgtgtggggggtaCTCCTTACCTGTTAGTGGGATTTCTGGGCATGGTGACCTCCACACAGTCTGTCTATTCGTGGTGAAACAGTGGTACATAGTGACAGCCTCATATCATTCTCTGGTTCCAGCCTTGCTCTGTACTTGTCCTTCGGATATGCCAGTGTGGAAAAACCGCTCTCATAGAGGTATGTAGTTGGAAAGGGTAAAAGACACCTCACTGCTTTTACTGTAAGCTCTGGAAATTCTGTCTGGAAACTTGTCCAGAACGTCACAAGTGGTTGTTTATCATACATATGCCTCCTGACAGAGTCTGTGGACATCTCTATGAGCTGATCCTCTTCTACAGTAGTTAAGCTTGACCCTGCTGCTGCATCATCACTGAATGGGAGCAGGATCCATTTGCTGTCACAGCGCCACTCATCAGAATCATTTAAGTACTTTCGGAATTGAAGCACAAGCTTCCTCAAATGCTCACACACAATGTCTTTGATGTCAGTGCTGTCAGATATTCCTCAACTGAAGGGAACATAGCCAAGTTACCACTCTCCACTCTTTCTATCCATcttgacattttttaacaaagccTCTAGTTTTTCGTAGAGCTGCAGGCCATTTGAATCTCTCCCTTGCATTGAATTGTTCAACTTGTTAAGCTCTGCAAAAACATCGGTGAGATACGCCAGCTTAGTTAACCAGTGGCTGTCCTTGAACATGTTAGCCAGTTAAGTGCACTCCTTCTCGCACAAGAAAGTATAGATAGCGTCACGTAGTTCAAACACACGGGAGAGCACCGCGCCGCGAGACAGCCATCTCACCTCTGAATGGTAAATGAGAGAGGCGTGTTCACTTCCTAAGCATTAAACACCTCACTGAACTCAACACTGAGATCTTTGGCGGCCTGAGCTTCTCTATGAATCATGCAGCTACTTTCTTTACGTGCCCAATCAATCCAGTCTGGCTGCCACTCATTGCTCTGGCTCCATCGGTACATAGCGCCACACACTTCTGCCACAAAATATTGTGTTCTTTGAAAAAGTCATCAATGGCTGAAAAGATCTCGGCACCTGAAGTTGGCCCTGGCAGTGGTTTGCAAAAGAGAAATTCCTCGCACATCATACTATTATCCTCGTAACGCACAAATGCCAAAAGTCTATTATCaactttgcacatctgcaattcttggtgcatttgttgttgttaaagttatacagttaacatatgggctatgggagtctttgttttgatacactattatgttgaaggcctacagagaaaatactgttgtatctttaagcagttgcacttgttctgaatagactttcttgtagtagtcctacagagaaaaatgtaaaatgcacttgacctaaatgcactttgttttcatgagagaacatttaattgtacaacttttcagcaggccagtacccagtacattattatttaatatacacatgactggggtcaagttaaacatcttagttgaattttattttatactgtgcattgttgcaaagtgctacataaatatttgcataaattgtaattgatttattctttgaaactttaatatttatgcaattgcaatgccttgattttagtaaagttagtacacagtaaTAGCCATgaatgcaagggtactaataattggccaaatttctttcggtgtttcggctttcggccttggtttcctaTTTTTCagtttcggccaagaattttcctttcggtgcatccctactgtAAATCCATATTTAACATAATCTTCACTGTATTTTCTTTTTCGTTTCCCACTACTTTTCCCTGTTTCCTCCGAAGTTGTAGCTTTTTCTGAAGAGCATGCAGCAGAAGCCTGTCCATCTGTCCTGACACCTGTCACTTTCCTCACAAAAAAAGCGATCCATGCTGGACAGCTCCACTTCAAATTTAAATTCACCtcaataatgtttttcttttaatccGAGATGCTGGTCTATTTCACGCACAAAATGAATCTGTACGTATATGACGTTGGGGACGCAAAACACAACGTTAGCAAAGCATAATATAGACCTGATAGGTGCAAAGCTAGCCTATCCTGTGTAAGTTTGAATCGCAACtcaaactattttaaatattttcattaaatttagAATTCACACCAATGggcaaatattatgaaaatgtttggaaaaataaattatggaaaaaaagtgattttaatagTGAAATTAGGTAGGCTGGAATGCATGTCACGGTCCACATGCAATGCCGCCGCGGACCACCGGTTGAAAAACCCTGGTATAAACACTTGGTCTGAAATTTGATTTCAACAGACATTAAGATACTTTTTCCAATTTTCCAATTAAaagacacattaaaaaatacaacagcacagaaacaatataaaacaatacatgtGTATGAAACTATACTTTTGATGCACATTAATTTATGAATCAATTATCATTTCTGTATCAACTTCTCTTCAGAAATAGATTATTATTCGAGACACTGATCAGATGTGTATTCAAGAGTCTCAGAGCTTTCCaataatatatagtttgtcgtgattcgattagaaattaacgcacaatattgacgcaaactgcGCGTTATGTTTCCCATATACGGGACAATGACAGTTAACAACAAACAAGTACAATAACCTAACACAAGAAAGATTCATAGTTCATGTTgtgctctttgtgtttttttattttcgacattcactaaaacaaatgattcttACCTTAAAGTTGTGTTGTGGGTTGTTTGTCATTCAGGCACGGGCGACGCCATGTTTGTTTACGCGGCAGCATTCTGGGAATTGTAGTACCTCCGTGCGTTAGGTCAGCAAGTCGCTTTTTATTCAACGTATATATAATGAactactaaatatatttatatatcgcGAATGTGCATTGGACTACGTGCACAAACAATGATTTACTGCGTTCCCCTCACATATCCCTACACTCcagttcccagaatgctttgcagcGTAAACAAACACGGCGGCGCCCTTGAAGGAAGGAATTTGAACGAATGAACAGTTCAAACAGTAAATCACGAGAGAAACTTtcgatattttatttattggggAATGCAGCTGATGCCCCTTTCTGACAAGAACCCAGACTAGTGATGTTGAAATTAAGCTTTTCCCTCAAGTGTATCATAAAATGGTTCATTACTCGAAGCTTTTCAAAACTGTTCACAACAGCGCCATCTCGTGGTCAAATGTGGAAACGCGGTCTGTGTGtcaattttggttaaaatttatttcaattttaatgaatgtgtttCGATCGGCAAATCCATTTATTCATAGAAACCTTTTTCTTAGTCCTGTATGTTCATGTGTGAGGCTCATGTAGACATACATGacaatttatttctgtattaataCAATATCGCTCGAGCAGGAGTGCGTGTAGTGTTTTTATATCATCATGGCTGTGATTAGGCCAGAGGCACGAGGCAATCACAGTCACGCAGATATAAGAACACAACATACACGAGCGATATTGCATGAATACATCAGTTCGACCGCACAAGTGTGTAGATAAACCAGAAACAACGTCGGAGTGTCTTTAAACCCCTCCGGTTTTAACGGAAATAGGGAACTACTTTCTTCCGCCACGAATCCAAACCCAGCATACCTCCGCTACCGAGGCCAAACAATCACTTCCTTTATATTTGCGCTGTGCtgagagagacttttaaaagtcAACTCACCAGGAATGTGTTAATCCCATTTCTATTCTCTTGATCGAGACCCTCGCGTCCCActctgtaacatttttaaacaatgagtGCAGAGCGCTGTCAATCAATTGCTATAGACACCGCCAACACGTCCTCCAATTATCATGGTGTTTTtccgccacctagtggccatttTCCAGTATTGAAGTTTGCAGGTGAGACTCGAATAATTCGAATATGCTGAGGGggaatgtaaacacacacgAGAATGAAGAGGAAATCTCTCTCGGCGAGTAAAAGGGCTTACCGTTCATGAAGAGTGCTTCTAGGTCGAGACAGCACATCTTCTTCATCACTGTTGTATCTATACACCACTTTTCATTGATGTAGAAACATACCCCACCTCCGCGCGATTTTCCCGTTAGCCGGGCAGATGTAACGCGCTGTCCGGTATAAAGTCATTCAGCCACGTTTCCACGAAACACGAAACAGCAGAGTTTGAAAAATCCTTATTTGTTCGGCAGAGTAGAAGAAGTTCGTCCGTTTGTTTGGCAAAGAGCACAGATTCGCCAGATGTATGCTAGGCTGAGCAGTTTTAAAGCCGCTCGCTTAACACGCTCACGCGTCCTGGAGTGCTTTGGCAGTGCTGCTGCGCCTCCGACTAcgatgtttaataaaacatccGAATCATCAAAAACCGGTAAAATATCAGATGGTGTGCACTGCCGAATGTTCAGCAGTTCATCTCTTGGGAAGTGACTGTATGGGAAAAACAGCAAACAGgacaaactaacaaaaacactaaaacaacCGGAGAGCTCCACACAGAGGCAGCCATCTGCGGCGCCATCAAGCACAAACATCCTACACActctaaaatgttttactgcgatttactcattttttttggtgaaacaatttacacaaaaaaatgagtAAATTTTATTGCGGTGAATTCAATcatatatatactgtttatattgagtaaatcaaatgaaatacaTTAAGTAAATCTGAGTAACTCCATTTATATATACGACAAATAAAATCGAGTAGatctactttattttatttttgatatctGAAgaacttaattattttatatgaaaaataaaatcgaGTAGAGTTATTCAGATTTACTTATTTTGTTATTGCATTTACTCTGTTTGAACAGTAAATTTCAT
Protein-coding regions in this window:
- the LOC130428989 gene encoding uncharacterized protein LOC130428989 codes for the protein MKRSADGTFSGPGYNLRKSRKPSSPLKDPNLSDNLAVIAHAVSLDHKYSSKSGSSHSTHKQLKGIKLENHFFKNAAVIPELSPVHTNTPTQAHFVAHTVSLDHNYISKSGSSHSKQLKGMKLEKHFFNNAAVIPEFCPELTKTHTVAHLVHTSPEEPLLIHGNSTEDHQRMSRAVVDSMLKKSSGKPLNYSLQLGLRVKQRLWKTLNCPTMLEEEQPDGLIQVKEMFSRPSLKRSAPRINVDISGEPLPYAPQRKRPCL